The genomic segment AACCCGATCATCCGTAAGTGTGTGCTGTCCGTCGCCGGCCTGGCCGCGGCCGGCGGTGCCGTGGCCGGCCCGGCCGCCGCCCACGCCGCCCCGGTCAAGAGCAAGGGTGACCGTGCCGCCGACTACGAGTACCAGGCCCAGCCGAACTACTTCTACTGCGGTCCCGCCTCGACCCGGATCGCGCTGTCGGCCGAGGGCAAGGACGTGAGCCAGGACGAGCTGGCGGCCAAGCTCGGCACCACCGAGAACGGCACCGACTCGGCCATCGACATCACCCGGGTCCTGAACGAGTACACCGGCGGCAAGTACCGGACCACCGAGATCCGCGACGACGTGGCCACCCGGGAGCAGGTCGACCGCCTGCGTGCGGACATCCGTACCGCCGTGGACGACGACCGGCCGGTGGTGGCGAACATCCTGGGCGGCGCCCGGGACATCGACGGGGTGGAGCACAGCTACCCCGGCCACTACGTGACAGTCGTTCGGTACGAGGGCGACGGCGACCGGGTGCTGATCGCCGACCCGGCCCGGCCGGACGAGCCGACGTACTGGATGGACGTGACCGAGCTGGCCAACTGGATCGCCGGCCGCGGCTACAGCTCCTGACCCGCACGGGCCGGTCCCCTTCTGGGGGGCCGGCCCGACGCCGGGGTACGTCAGCGGCCGGTGTCGCCCTCGCCGGTGCGCTGCTGCGCCATGTCGACGCCCTTGTCGATCTGCGCGTCGTACTTGCCGCCGCTGCGCTTGTCGGCCGCGTCACCCGCCTTCTCGATGCCCTGGTCGACCTGCTTGTCATGCTTGTCCGCGAAGTCCTTCGCCTTGTCCATGAAGTCGCTCATCCCCGATCTCCCTTCGATACGGTGAATGCCTTCCCTGAGGCCGAGGGCACAAACACGGGGTGGGCGGTTACGGCCCTGGTGTCGGATCGGCCCGCGTCGGGTACCAACGGCCCGGATCGAGGAGGGCGACGTGGACGACGACGCTGGAATACCTGGCCGGGCACCGACCGCCGGACCGCGGCAGACCTGGGCGGGACTGCCCTGGCCGGTACGAACGGCGGTCACCTGGAGCGCCTGTCTCCTGGTGGTCACCGCAGGGCTGTGGCTGCTCGGGCAGATCGCCGTACTACTGGCGCCGCTGGCGGTGGCGCTGGCCGGCACGCTCTTCCTCGCCGCGCTGCTCGACCCGGTCCTGGTACGCCTGCGCCGGCTCCGGGTGCCGGCCGGGCTCGCCGCCCTCCTGAGCATCCTGCTGCTGCTCGGCATCCTGGGCGGCGCCGGCGTCCTGGTCTGGAACCTCACCGCGAGCCAGTTCAGCGAGCTGAGCCAGCAGCTCGACGAGGGGTTGCAGCGCACCCGGGACTTCGTCACCTCCAGCCTGCCGGTCACCGACCAGCAGCTCGACCGGCTCGTGGAGCAGATCCGGAAGGGCCTGAGCAGCGGCGCGCCCGATCCGGTCGCCGGGGCGCGCAAGGTCGCCGAGGTCGCGGGCGCGGTGCTGCTCGCCTTGGTGCTGCTGTTCTTCCTGCTCAAGGACGGCCGTTCGATGTGGCACTGGGTGCTGCGGCGGCTGACCGGACCACGCCGGGAGCTGACCGCCGAGGCGGGACGGGCGGGCTGGCGGACGCTCGGCGCGTACAGCCGGGGCACGATGATCATTGCCGCGATCGACGCCATCGGCATCGGGCTGGCGCTTGTCGTGTTGCGCGTCCCGCTGGCCCTGCCGCTCGCCCTGATCACGTTCCTCGGCGGGTTCGTACCGATCATCGGCGCCACAGTGGCCGGTGCGGTGGCGGTGCTCGTCGCGCTCGCCGCGAACGGTCCCACCACCGCGTTGCTGACCCTGGCCGCCGTGATCGCCGTCCAGCAGATCGAGGGCAACCTGCTGGAACCACTGGTGATGCGGCGGCAGGTGCAGCTGCACCCGGCGGTCATCCTGGTCGTGGTCACCGCCGGCACGCTGGTCGCCGGGGTGGCCGGGGCATTCGTGTCGGTGCCGATCGCGGCGGTGCTCTGGCGGGTGCTCGACACCGTGCAGCGCCACCGCGCCGCCGAGCGGAGCGGTACCGAGCGCAGCGGCACCGGCGTACCCGCGCCGACCGCCGACCCGGGCCGCGCCGCCGAAGCAGCGGGCTGACGACCGGCGCGGCCGTTCAGGCGGGGTGCGGCTGGCGCAGGTGCGTGATGAACCACGTACCTGCCTGGTCGGCCACCTGCTCCAGCGTGCCGGGCTCCTCGAACAGGTGCGTGGCGCCGGGCACGATCCGCAGCTCCGCCACTTCGCCGAGCGCGTCCCGGGCCTGCTCGTTGAGCACGATCACCTGCTCGTCCAGGCCGCCGACGAGCAGCAGCGTCGGTGCGCGTACCGCCGTCAGTGAGCTGCCTGCCAGATCCGGCCGGCCGCCCCGGGAGACCACCGCGCCCACCCGGTCCGGCCGGGCCGCGGCGGCGACCAGCGCGGCGGCGGCGCCGGTGCTGGCGCCGAACAGCCCGATCGGGAGCCGCCCCAGCTCCGGGTCGGCGCCCATCCAGTCGACGATCCCGGCCAGGCGCTCGGCCAACATGCCGATGTCGAAGCGCAGCTCGGCGGTGACCTCGTCCCGGGCCTCCTCGTCGGCGGTCAGCAGGTCGACGAGCATCGTGGCCAGCCCGCGCTCGTTGAGCGCACGCCCGACGGCCATGTTGCGCGGGCTGTGCCGCGAACTGCCGCTGCCGTGCGCGAACAGCACCACCCCACCGGCGTTGCCGGGCACGCTGACATCCCCGACGAGCCCTCCGTCCACCACAGGCACCGAAACCTCACGCATATCCCTCCACCCCCACCCACCCGATACCCGCCAGCCGAACGATCATGAAGTTGACGGCCCAGAAAGCGCTTCCCCACCCCGCCAACTTCATGATCACGCCATCCGGGCAAGACCACGGGGAACGCCCGCGGGGAACCCCGCGCGGGGAGGCCGACGCGTGCGGGGTTGCGTTGACGTCGGCGGCAAGGTTTAGCGTCGATTCACGGAGACGGACGGGGGCGGCGGATGCGGATCGGGGAACTGGCGCAGCGGGCCGGTACGAGCACCCGCACCCTGCGCTACTACGAGGCACACGGGCTGGTCCGGCCGAACCGGTCCGCAAACGGATACCGGGTCTACGACGAGGCGGAACTGCGCGTCGTCCGCGAGATCCGGGCCCTGCTGGCGATCGGCTTCGGCCTGGACGACATCCGCCCGTTCGTCGCCTGCCTGCGCGCCGGAAACGACTCCGGTGACGTCTGCCCCGATTCGGTGGCGGTGCTGCGGCGCAAGCTCGCCGAGGTGGACGACTACCTCGACCGGCTCGGCGACGTCCGCCGCCGGCTGCACGACCAGCTCGCCCACGCGATCGCCCAACGGGAGGAAACATGCCTCAGGACACGGGGACCGGCCGGCTGACCCCGGTCACCGACGACACCTTCGCGGCCGCCGTGCTGGCCGCCGACCGGCCGGTGGTGGTGGATTTCTGGGCCGAGTGGTGCCCGCCGTGCCGGGTGGTGTCGAAGCACCTGGCCGAGCTGGCCGAGGAGTTCGGCGACGCACTGCGCTTCGTCACCCTCAACACCGACGAGAACCCGGCCACCACCCGCGCCCACCGGATCATGTCCGCGCCGACCATGCTGGTGTTCCGGGGCGGCGAGGTGGTCGGCTCGATCGTCGGCTCCCGCCCGAAGGACCACCTGCGGCGCAGCTTCGCCCAGCACGCGGACGGTTGAGCCGCCGCCGGGCGGGAACGCGCCGGGTGACCACGGACCCCGACCGATCGCGAGGATCGTCATGGCGAAACAGGACAGGTCCCGGGAACAGGAACTCACCGACCAGGAACGCCGTAAGCAGGAACTGAAGGGCTCACCGGACTGGGCCGACCGCGCCTCGACGGCGCGCACGTCCGACGATCCGCGGGCCACGGCGCCGCGCGACGCCGGCGGGCGTCCGTCCAACGGCCGCCAGTTCTGAGGTACGCGTACCGAGCGGCCCCGCCCGTCGTGGCGGGCCGCTCAGTTCGTGCGTTCCGGCAGGTGCATCAGCGGCGCGCGGCCCTGCGGCTGCTCCGGCTGCGACCCGCTCGGGTGTGCCGGCGGCACCGCCACGGTCACCGGCTGCGCGGAGGTGACCCGCACCGGCTCGCCGTGGTGCCGCAGCTCGACGACGGTGTCCGGCCCGCCGTTGCGCAGCGAGTACGTCGTCTGGTGCGGCCGGACGTCGACCCGCAGCCGCATCCCGCGCCACTGGAGCGAGAACTCCAGGCGGCTGAGGCGGCTGGAGAGCCGGGGCGCGAAGGAGAGCGTCCCGTCGTGGTCGCGCAGCCCGCCGAACCCGGCCACGAGCGCGATCCAGGCGCCGGCCAGTGATGCCATGTGCACACCGTCGCGGGTGTTCTCGTTGAGGTCGTGCAGGTCCATCAGCGCGGCCTCGCGCAGGTAGCGGTGGGCCAGTTCGAGGTAGCCGACCTCGGCCGCCAGCACCGCCTGGGTGCAGGCGCTCAGCGACGAGTCGCGTACGGTGCGCCGCTCGTAGTAGACGAAGTTGCGCAGCTTCTCGGCGGCGCTGAACGCGTCGCCCCGCCAGTGCATGGCCAGCACCAGGTCGGCCTGCTTGACGACCTGCTTGCGGTAGAGGTCGAAGTACGGGTAGTGCAGCAGCAGCGGGTACTTCTCCGGCGGCGTGTGCTCGAAGTCCCACTCCTGGAAGCGGGTGAACCCCTCCACCTGCTCGTGCACGTCGGTCTCCGCGTCGTACGGGACGTGCATGTCGTTCGCGGCGTCCCGCCAGGCGGCGGCCTCCTCCTCGGTCACGCCGAGGTCGAGCGCCTGGTCGCGGTAGCGCATCGCGCAGTCCGCGGCGGTACGCAGGTTCCGCTGGGCCATGAGGTTGGTGTAGACGTTGTCGTTCTTGACCGCCGTGTACTCGTCCGGGCCGGTCACGCCGTCGATGTGGAACCGTCCGGCGCGGTCGTGGTGGCCGAGCGAGCGCCACAGCCGGGCGGTCTCGACAAGCAGTTCCAGACCGATCTCCCGTTCCAGCGCCTCGTCGCCGGTGACCAGTACGTAGCGGCGCAACGCGTCGGCGACGTCGGCGGCGATGTGGAACGCGGCGGTCCCGGCCGGCCAGTACGCCGACGACTCCGGCCCTTCGATGGTGCGCCACGGGAAGGCCGCGCCGGCGAGGTTCAGCGTGCGGGCGCGTTCCTGCGCCTGGGCCAGCGTGTCGTACCGCCACTGCAACGCGTCACGCACCGCGGTCGGCTGCGTGTAGGTGAGCACCGGCAGTACGAACATCTCGGTGTCCCAGAACGCGTGGCCGTCGTACCCCGGGCCGGTGAGGCCCTTGGCCGAGATCGGCCGGCGTTCCGCGCGGGCGCCGGCCTGGAGGACGTGGAACAGGCCGAACCGGACGGCCTGCTGCACCTCGGGGTCGCCCTCGACGCGCACGTCGGCGGCGTCCCAGAACGCGTCCAGGTATTCGCGCTGGGCCCGGCGCAGGCCGTCCCAGCCGTCGAGCCGGGCCGCTGCGAGCGCCGCGCCGACCTGGTCGCGCAGCGCCGGGAGCGACCGGCGGCTGGACCAGCCGTACGTGAGGTACTTGACCACGCGGAGCGTCTGGCCGGGCTTGAGCACGCAGCCGATGGTGGTGCGGACCCAGTCCTCGTACCCCTCGCTCTCGATCGTGGTGCGTTCGGGCCCGTCCACGTCGTGGCCCATGGCGGCGGCGACCCGCAGGCCGCTGACCTTGGTCCGGTGGATGAGCTGCCCGCCGTCGTCGGTGGTCAGCTCCTCCTCGGCCTGCAACGGCGACTCGAGTACGGCGGCGACCCGGGGGTCGCGGCTCTGCGGCGGCAGCGACTCGTTGGCGACCAGCTCGGACTGGAGGATCAGGCGCAGCGGCCCGTCGACCGGCTCCACCTCGTAGTGGATGGCGGCCACCGAGCGCTGGGTGAACGACACCAGGCGGGTGGTACGGACCTTGACCTCGCGACCGGCCGGGGAACGCCAGTGCAGATCCCGCTGGAGGGTGCCGGCGCGCATGTCGAGGACCCGCTCGTGGGCGAGCAGTTCGCCGTAGCGCACGTCGAGCGGCTCGTCGTCGACGAGCAGCCGGATCAGCTTGCCGTTCGTGACGTTGACGATGGTCTGCCCGGACTCGGGGAAACCGAAGCCGGCCTCCGCGTACGGCAGCGGGCGCAGCTCGTAGAACGAGTTCAGGTAGGTGCCGGGCAGCCCGTGCGGCTCGCCCTCGTCGAGGTTGCCGCGCAACCCGATGTGCCCGTTCGACAGCGCGAACACCGACTCGGACTGGGCCAGCACGTCCATGTCGAGCTGCATCTCCCGGACGTGCCAGGGCTCGACCGGGTACGCCCGTTCCCGGATCACGCGGCCGGCTCCGGGGCGAGCAGGTCGGCGAGGTCGGTGACCACCACGTCGGCGCCGTTCGCCAGCAGCTCGTCGGCCTGGCCGACCCGGTCGACGCCCACCACGTACCCGAATCCGCCGGCCCGCCCGGCGGCCACACCGGCGAGGGCGTCCTCGAAGACGGCCGCGTGCGCCGGTTCGACGCCGAGCAGTCGCGCGCCCTCCAGGAACGTGTCCGGGTGCGGCTTGCCGCGCAGCCCGCTCGCGCGGGCGACCACGCCGTCCACCCTTGCCTCCAGCCAGCGTTCCAGCCCGGCGGCGTGCACCACGGCGGCGCAGTTGGCGCTGGCCGAGACGACGGCGCGGCGCAGCCCGGCCGAGGTGGCCGCTTCCAGGTAGCGCACCGATCCCTCGTACACCTCGACGCCGTTGTGCTCGATCCGCTGGAGCAGCACGACGTTCTTACGGTTGCCGAGGCCGTTGACGGTGTCCGCCTCGGGCGGGTCGTCCGGCGATCCCTCGGGCAGCGTGATGCCGCGCGAGGCCAGGAATGTGCGCACCCCGTCGGCGCGCGGTCTGCCGTCCACGTACCGGTTGTAGTCCGGTCCGCTGTCGAACGGGTGGAACGGCTCGCCGGTTTCCGCGGACCGTCGCCGCAGATACGCGTCGAACGTCTCCGCCCAGGCGGCGTTGTGCACCTTGGCGGTCTGCGTCAGCACACCGTCCAGATCGAAGAGACAAGCGCGCACGTGCGCGGGGAGGCCCAGCATCGCTTGAATCTAACCAGAGCCCGCGCCGGGCAAACACCATTCAGGGCTCAGCGGTTCGGGCGGAGCGTCCAGATCACGGTGAGCGAGGAGGTGAGCGTGCCGTCCTCGGTGCGGACCTCCACCTCGACCGGGAACTCCGGCCGCTGCCCGGCGTCCAGCTCGGCCAGCACCTCGGCGGGTACGCCACCGAGCCGTGCGGTAGCCAGCACCGACCCCATCGCGATCTTGCGGAAGTGGACGGAGGCGGTCACCGGCAGGGGTACGGCCCGGTCGAGGACGTGCCCGAAGGCGGCCAGGACGACCGCGCCCGAGGCACTCTCCCCGAGCGTGAACATGGCGCCGGCGTGCGGCCCGCCGAGGTGGTTGTGGTGCGCCGCGATGTCGGGGAGCCGGGCCACGACCCGGACCCCGCCTTCGGCCTCGGGCGCCACCTCGACGAACTCGATCCCGAGCGTGCGGGCGAACGGCACGGCGTCGAGGATTCCGGCCGCCACCTGGCGAGAGTCGATGCTCATGCCCGAACGCTACTCGCCGGTAACAACCCCGGCA from the Micromonospora sp. WMMA1947 genome contains:
- a CDS encoding C39 family peptidase; translation: MNPIIRKCVLSVAGLAAAGGAVAGPAAAHAAPVKSKGDRAADYEYQAQPNYFYCGPASTRIALSAEGKDVSQDELAAKLGTTENGTDSAIDITRVLNEYTGGKYRTTEIRDDVATREQVDRLRADIRTAVDDDRPVVANILGGARDIDGVEHSYPGHYVTVVRYEGDGDRVLIADPARPDEPTYWMDVTELANWIAGRGYSS
- a CDS encoding antitoxin, which codes for MSDFMDKAKDFADKHDKQVDQGIEKAGDAADKRSGGKYDAQIDKGVDMAQQRTGEGDTGR
- a CDS encoding AI-2E family transporter, with the translated sequence MDDDAGIPGRAPTAGPRQTWAGLPWPVRTAVTWSACLLVVTAGLWLLGQIAVLLAPLAVALAGTLFLAALLDPVLVRLRRLRVPAGLAALLSILLLLGILGGAGVLVWNLTASQFSELSQQLDEGLQRTRDFVTSSLPVTDQQLDRLVEQIRKGLSSGAPDPVAGARKVAEVAGAVLLALVLLFFLLKDGRSMWHWVLRRLTGPRRELTAEAGRAGWRTLGAYSRGTMIIAAIDAIGIGLALVVLRVPLALPLALITFLGGFVPIIGATVAGAVAVLVALAANGPTTALLTLAAVIAVQQIEGNLLEPLVMRRQVQLHPAVILVVVTAGTLVAGVAGAFVSVPIAAVLWRVLDTVQRHRAAERSGTERSGTGVPAPTADPGRAAEAAG
- a CDS encoding dienelactone hydrolase family protein: MREVSVPVVDGGLVGDVSVPGNAGGVVLFAHGSGSSRHSPRNMAVGRALNERGLATMLVDLLTADEEARDEVTAELRFDIGMLAERLAGIVDWMGADPELGRLPIGLFGASTGAAAALVAAAARPDRVGAVVSRGGRPDLAGSSLTAVRAPTLLLVGGLDEQVIVLNEQARDALGEVAELRIVPGATHLFEEPGTLEQVADQAGTWFITHLRQPHPA
- a CDS encoding MerR family transcriptional regulator; protein product: MRIGELAQRAGTSTRTLRYYEAHGLVRPNRSANGYRVYDEAELRVVREIRALLAIGFGLDDIRPFVACLRAGNDSGDVCPDSVAVLRRKLAEVDDYLDRLGDVRRRLHDQLAHAIAQREETCLRTRGPAG
- a CDS encoding thioredoxin domain-containing protein gives rise to the protein MPQDTGTGRLTPVTDDTFAAAVLAADRPVVVDFWAEWCPPCRVVSKHLAELAEEFGDALRFVTLNTDENPATTRAHRIMSAPTMLVFRGGEVVGSIVGSRPKDHLRRSFAQHADG
- a CDS encoding glycoside hydrolase family 65 protein, whose protein sequence is MIRERAYPVEPWHVREMQLDMDVLAQSESVFALSNGHIGLRGNLDEGEPHGLPGTYLNSFYELRPLPYAEAGFGFPESGQTIVNVTNGKLIRLLVDDEPLDVRYGELLAHERVLDMRAGTLQRDLHWRSPAGREVKVRTTRLVSFTQRSVAAIHYEVEPVDGPLRLILQSELVANESLPPQSRDPRVAAVLESPLQAEEELTTDDGGQLIHRTKVSGLRVAAAMGHDVDGPERTTIESEGYEDWVRTTIGCVLKPGQTLRVVKYLTYGWSSRRSLPALRDQVGAALAAARLDGWDGLRRAQREYLDAFWDAADVRVEGDPEVQQAVRFGLFHVLQAGARAERRPISAKGLTGPGYDGHAFWDTEMFVLPVLTYTQPTAVRDALQWRYDTLAQAQERARTLNLAGAAFPWRTIEGPESSAYWPAGTAAFHIAADVADALRRYVLVTGDEALEREIGLELLVETARLWRSLGHHDRAGRFHIDGVTGPDEYTAVKNDNVYTNLMAQRNLRTAADCAMRYRDQALDLGVTEEEAAAWRDAANDMHVPYDAETDVHEQVEGFTRFQEWDFEHTPPEKYPLLLHYPYFDLYRKQVVKQADLVLAMHWRGDAFSAAEKLRNFVYYERRTVRDSSLSACTQAVLAAEVGYLELAHRYLREAALMDLHDLNENTRDGVHMASLAGAWIALVAGFGGLRDHDGTLSFAPRLSSRLSRLEFSLQWRGMRLRVDVRPHQTTYSLRNGGPDTVVELRHHGEPVRVTSAQPVTVAVPPAHPSGSQPEQPQGRAPLMHLPERTN
- a CDS encoding beta-phosphoglucomutase family hydrolase — its product is MLGLPAHVRACLFDLDGVLTQTAKVHNAAWAETFDAYLRRRSAETGEPFHPFDSGPDYNRYVDGRPRADGVRTFLASRGITLPEGSPDDPPEADTVNGLGNRKNVVLLQRIEHNGVEVYEGSVRYLEAATSAGLRRAVVSASANCAAVVHAAGLERWLEARVDGVVARASGLRGKPHPDTFLEGARLLGVEPAHAAVFEDALAGVAAGRAGGFGYVVGVDRVGQADELLANGADVVVTDLADLLAPEPAA
- a CDS encoding DUF4442 domain-containing protein, whose amino-acid sequence is MSIDSRQVAAGILDAVPFARTLGIEFVEVAPEAEGGVRVVARLPDIAAHHNHLGGPHAGAMFTLGESASGAVVLAAFGHVLDRAVPLPVTASVHFRKIAMGSVLATARLGGVPAEVLAELDAGQRPEFPVEVEVRTEDGTLTSSLTVIWTLRPNR